A genomic segment from Synergistes jonesii encodes:
- the dctP gene encoding TRAP transporter substrate-binding protein DctP, with protein MKKYSTLIIALTIVASTVAFGSTAEAAKYRLASMYATDNYVVRALTRVADRVREQTKGEVDIVIYPSDQLGNYENCYQEVMRGTIDMIGNYPSSRFNKKFELVSVPGLTVSDEQAKKLLSKDSPMHKFLEKCYDENGVVYIGSYLDAIMYCNIGKGRNIRDPFAVGDKKGLTVRVVPVAAWRAFYTNMGYSVATIPWAEIFSSIQTGIIDADTGMNTEQAVASLGEVLGAHVQYLGASVVVVNDFCISKKTWNKFDDKTKQIIIDAFEAEREREWKDAVGAYYRDLETMKTKLGMKVYTPTAAQVKSNHEVAVKYCWPEAEKIVGKGIFEEINTFLGNK; from the coding sequence ATGAAAAAATATTCGACATTGATCATCGCATTGACGATCGTTGCAAGCACTGTCGCGTTCGGGAGTACTGCGGAGGCGGCAAAATATCGTCTGGCTTCTATGTACGCGACGGACAACTACGTAGTCCGCGCCCTCACGAGAGTGGCGGACAGAGTCAGAGAGCAGACGAAGGGCGAAGTGGATATCGTCATCTATCCGTCAGACCAGCTGGGCAATTATGAAAACTGCTATCAGGAAGTCATGCGCGGCACCATCGATATGATAGGCAATTATCCTTCGTCGAGATTCAATAAGAAGTTTGAATTGGTCTCCGTCCCCGGGCTTACCGTCAGCGACGAGCAGGCCAAGAAGCTCTTGTCGAAGGACTCGCCGATGCACAAATTCCTTGAAAAATGCTACGATGAGAACGGCGTCGTTTATATCGGCTCATATCTCGACGCCATCATGTACTGCAACATCGGCAAGGGAAGAAACATCAGAGACCCCTTTGCGGTCGGAGACAAGAAAGGGCTGACCGTACGCGTCGTCCCCGTCGCCGCGTGGAGAGCCTTTTATACGAATATGGGGTATTCCGTCGCCACGATTCCCTGGGCGGAAATCTTCTCATCTATCCAGACGGGCATCATCGACGCCGACACGGGCATGAACACGGAACAGGCGGTCGCGTCGCTGGGCGAGGTCTTAGGCGCGCACGTACAGTATCTGGGCGCCTCCGTAGTCGTCGTGAACGACTTCTGCATCAGCAAAAAAACCTGGAACAAATTCGACGACAAGACGAAGCAGATCATTATCGACGCCTTCGAAGCCGAGCGTGAAAGGGAATGGAAAGACGCCGTAGGCGCATACTATCGCGACCTGGAAACAATGAAAACAAAACTGGGCATGAAAGTTTATACGCCCACAGCGGCGCAGGTCAAGAGCAACCATGAGGTAGCCGTCAAATATTGCTGGCCTGAAGCGGAAAAGATCGTGGGCAAAGGCATTTTTGAAGAAATCAACACTTTCCTGGGCAATAAATAG
- a CDS encoding TRAP transporter large permease, with protein sequence MTSIGIAMLLVIILIIAGVPIMYAFMAAALGLVVLLDLDPSFIISYGYDSTNAVVLLCVPLYVCVGTIMAKSNIGSALINFVDLFVGRIRGGLGIAGVFASAIFGAISGSTTATLTCIGPIVIPKMIEDGYPRGHAAALITNACPLGYFIPPSALMIIFAWSARQSILACFLATVIPGIILATLLSATNVVMLRNVKNLKSEEKIPSSEIVREVFSRVKWSVPAILMPVIILGGTYSGVFTPTESAAIAIFYAVPVGMLIYKKLTWKALYETLADSATTTGVIMVMIFCVMVLSRIMVMQDLPSVITDFLHSISNSKYVILMFINIVLIILGMIMDDTSSMLLAVPILMPIARSFGIDPIQLGAIMGMNLGLGLITPPCAMMLYFGSRVSKVPVAEMMKPTLMFIAFAWVPTLLLTTYIPALSLWLPRLVLGKGF encoded by the coding sequence ATGACATCGATCGGAATTGCGATGCTGCTGGTAATCATTTTAATAATAGCCGGAGTGCCCATCATGTACGCTTTCATGGCCGCTGCGCTTGGTTTGGTAGTACTTTTAGACTTGGATCCAAGCTTTATAATATCCTATGGATACGACAGCACGAACGCGGTCGTGCTTTTGTGCGTCCCTCTGTATGTATGCGTCGGCACCATCATGGCAAAAAGCAATATAGGCTCCGCGCTGATCAACTTTGTCGACTTGTTTGTGGGGCGCATCAGAGGGGGATTGGGGATCGCCGGCGTTTTCGCCTCCGCTATATTCGGAGCTATTTCCGGCAGCACTACCGCTACGCTGACCTGCATAGGGCCGATCGTCATCCCGAAGATGATCGAAGACGGCTATCCCCGCGGGCACGCCGCTGCATTGATAACAAACGCCTGCCCGCTGGGATATTTCATTCCGCCGAGCGCACTAATGATCATCTTCGCCTGGTCCGCCCGCCAGTCTATCTTAGCCTGTTTCCTGGCGACGGTCATACCGGGCATCATCCTTGCCACGCTGCTTTCCGCAACGAACGTCGTGATGCTCAGGAACGTCAAAAATCTGAAGAGCGAAGAAAAAATCCCCTCGTCGGAGATAGTGAGGGAGGTATTCAGCAGGGTCAAGTGGAGCGTTCCGGCAATTCTGATGCCCGTCATAATCCTTGGGGGCACCTATTCCGGAGTCTTCACGCCCACGGAATCCGCAGCTATCGCAATATTCTACGCAGTGCCGGTCGGCATGCTGATTTATAAAAAGCTGACGTGGAAAGCCCTTTATGAGACGTTGGCGGACTCCGCGACAACGACCGGCGTCATCATGGTGATGATCTTTTGCGTCATGGTCCTTTCCCGCATTATGGTGATGCAGGACCTTCCCTCCGTCATCACAGATTTTCTGCATTCGATATCCAACAGCAAATATGTCATTCTGATGTTCATCAATATCGTTCTGATAATATTGGGGATGATCATGGATGATACGAGTTCTATGCTTCTGGCTGTCCCCATCTTAATGCCAATCGCAAGAAGTTTTGGTATAGATCCCATACAGCTTGGTGCGATCATGGGCATGAACCTGGGGCTCGGGCTCATCACCCCGCCCTGCGCTATGATGCTTTACTTCGGCTCCCGCGTTTCAAAAGTACCGGTCGCGGAGATGATGAAGCCGACATTGATGTTTATCGCCTTCGCCTGGGTACCCACGCTTCTTTTGACTACCTATATCCCGGCGCTGTCGCTGTGGCTGCCGCGGCTGGTATTAGGAAAGGGCTTCTAA
- a CDS encoding TRAP transporter small permease translates to MYLEERIQKTWGWDALLKLQRLLAAISTIIVVFELGIVVVCRYIFEINVLGYDEIILIGAYWMYFIGSSYATWEESHVSADVLAIFVSERARRKLSLFSKAVQVAVGIPMVVLSFDLVRWDVLIDPRTIDWGIPYLIPHMGIFVGFILMLFYNCVYLLRDYHRVKDFKD, encoded by the coding sequence ATGTATTTGGAAGAAAGAATACAAAAGACATGGGGCTGGGACGCGCTGCTGAAGCTTCAGCGTTTGCTGGCGGCCATATCGACGATAATCGTCGTTTTTGAATTGGGCATCGTAGTCGTCTGCCGTTACATTTTTGAAATAAACGTTTTGGGATACGATGAAATCATACTGATAGGCGCATATTGGATGTATTTCATCGGCAGTTCTTACGCGACTTGGGAAGAATCCCACGTTTCAGCGGACGTTCTTGCTATATTTGTATCAGAAAGGGCCAGACGGAAGCTCTCTTTATTCTCAAAAGCCGTGCAGGTGGCGGTAGGGATACCGATGGTCGTTCTGTCATTCGACCTTGTGCGCTGGGACGTGTTGATCGATCCGAGGACCATAGACTGGGGGATCCCATATCTCATTCCGCACATGGGCATATTTGTGGGATTCATTCTGATGCTATTTTATAACTGCGTTTACCTGCTCAGAGATTATCATCGCGTGAAAGACTTCAAAGATTAG
- a CDS encoding DVU_1553 family AMP-dependent CoA ligase — translation MISALESVTSEITGFETPIGEKEMSEWQLSQIRAAMERAASHSEAYARRFAGIDIASIDSPAALERIPFTYPQEIIDGADALICVPRRDISRVTSLPTSGSTGAPKRIYFTEKDLARTERLFELGMAPIIGRRGRRCVVMMSDAAPGSMASLLKSGVEKSGVPAAIYGGIRDFDDAARFLRDGDVIVGLPSQMIHLCRKHPTLRPESVLLSADYVPAPVPGALRKTWKCRVYTHYGMTESCFGCAVQCSEESAQHIRHDSLLIEIIDPETGRALPPGKEGEIVVTTFANEAMPLFRYRTGDVSSLVSGKCECGSALPRLGAVRGRLKNLIKAAGGSFSIESIDDVLYRNNELWRYDASLREDARGKILSITAYGGNRLKIDDIYNALSTILPREIAAEVAITDKPCRGGGKRRIIDRIEEAG, via the coding sequence ATGATTTCCGCTCTTGAGTCTGTAACTTCGGAGATAACGGGCTTTGAAACGCCGATCGGAGAGAAAGAAATGTCCGAGTGGCAGCTCTCTCAGATACGCGCCGCGATGGAGCGCGCAGCCTCGCACAGCGAAGCTTACGCGAGGCGCTTTGCCGGCATAGATATAGCGTCGATAGACTCGCCGGCGGCGCTTGAGCGGATTCCCTTCACATATCCGCAGGAGATAATCGACGGCGCCGACGCTCTTATATGCGTTCCGAGGCGCGACATTTCCCGCGTGACGTCGCTGCCGACCTCCGGCAGCACGGGCGCGCCGAAAAGAATATACTTCACCGAAAAAGACCTGGCCCGCACGGAGCGTCTCTTCGAGCTCGGCATGGCCCCGATCATAGGAAGGCGCGGCCGGCGCTGCGTCGTCATGATGTCGGACGCAGCTCCCGGCAGCATGGCGAGCCTTCTTAAAAGCGGCGTCGAAAAAAGCGGCGTGCCGGCAGCCATATACGGCGGGATCCGCGATTTCGACGACGCGGCGCGCTTCCTGCGCGACGGCGACGTTATAGTCGGCCTCCCGTCGCAGATGATACACCTCTGCCGCAAACATCCGACGCTGCGGCCGGAAAGCGTGCTGCTGAGCGCCGACTACGTTCCGGCGCCCGTCCCGGGAGCGCTGCGCAAAACGTGGAAATGCCGCGTCTACACGCATTACGGCATGACCGAGAGCTGCTTCGGCTGCGCCGTGCAGTGCTCGGAAGAGAGTGCGCAGCACATACGCCACGACTCCCTTCTGATCGAGATAATCGACCCCGAGACGGGACGGGCCCTTCCTCCCGGAAAGGAGGGGGAGATCGTAGTAACAACGTTCGCCAACGAGGCAATGCCGCTCTTCCGCTATCGCACAGGCGACGTCTCTTCCCTCGTGAGCGGGAAATGCGAATGCGGCAGCGCACTGCCGCGCCTCGGAGCGGTGCGCGGCAGGCTGAAAAATCTGATAAAGGCAGCCGGAGGCAGCTTTTCAATAGAGTCCATCGACGACGTTTTATACAGAAATAATGAGCTGTGGCGCTACGACGCTTCGCTAAGAGAAGACGCCCGCGGGAAAATACTGTCGATAACGGCATATGGAGGCAACCGGCTGAAAATCGACGATATTTATAACGCGCTGTCGACGATTCTGCCGCGCGAGATAGCCGCGGAGGTCGCGATAACGGACAAGCCATGCCGCGGCGGAGGAAAGCGTCGCATAATAGACCGCATCGAAGAGGCAGGATAA
- a CDS encoding response regulator, with amino-acid sequence MKKKIVLVDDHKIFLEGISGILSDSKTVEVAERAYSGREALEAIRAVKPDLVILDITMPEINGIEVTRAVKHEMPAVKILILSMHLDRRMIIEVLKAGADGYALKESEPAELVAAIDVVLSGLMYLSPGVVTLLIRDYIQKLALPGAQEKLEVLSAREKEILSLISDGKSAKEISAELCISRNTVDVHRRNLKQKLGCENLNELTRYAMREGLMNFDR; translated from the coding sequence ATGAAGAAGAAGATCGTTTTAGTTGACGATCATAAAATTTTTCTTGAAGGGATAAGCGGAATCCTTTCCGACAGCAAGACGGTGGAGGTCGCGGAAAGAGCCTACAGCGGCAGGGAGGCGCTTGAAGCGATAAGGGCCGTCAAGCCGGACCTGGTCATCCTCGACATAACGATGCCAGAGATAAACGGGATAGAGGTGACGCGTGCCGTAAAACATGAAATGCCGGCGGTAAAAATCCTCATCCTTTCGATGCACCTCGACAGAAGGATGATAATCGAAGTCCTTAAAGCGGGGGCGGACGGCTACGCGCTTAAGGAGTCGGAGCCGGCGGAGCTCGTCGCGGCCATAGACGTAGTGCTTTCGGGTCTGATGTACTTAAGCCCGGGCGTCGTCACCCTTCTGATACGCGACTATATACAGAAGCTAGCGCTGCCTGGCGCGCAGGAGAAATTGGAGGTGCTGTCGGCGCGCGAAAAAGAGATACTCTCCCTGATCTCCGACGGCAAAAGCGCCAAAGAAATAAGCGCGGAGCTGTGCATAAGCAGGAACACGGTGGACGTCCATCGGCGCAATCTGAAGCAGAAGCTCGGCTGCGAGAACCTGAACGAGCTGACGCGCTACGCTATGAGGGAGGGTTTGATGAACTTTGATAGGTAA
- a CDS encoding pyridine nucleotide-disulfide oxidoreductase/dicluster-binding protein, which translates to MDETVKNQIRNCCLEKEAAPCVSACPFHFDVRGFIPKAGRGAFNLAYRAYANAVAFPRIVSQICGEPCRAGCPLKDRGGAVNLKLIEQAVVKSATRTAPNSYNLPAKGKRIAVIGGGAGGLACALHLCNKKYDVTVYEKTERLGGRLWETLSPDIFLKDIAEQFSKEKYELLLGREIGEIGEIREKFDAVYVATGRGGESFGLLRACEMREASASSLDGVFLGGALLGASPVEAIAQGAAAAGLIEGYLKTGIAKSAEPHPPTRIKLNLDGVETKPELLPASSDGYSGEEAAAEALRCIRCRCDSCVRACDMMAYFQKFPKLIEEEVHITIYPGTLDGNGTVATRLISTCNQCGLCGKVCPEKIDVGLFMRESHIAMREKKAMPWAFHEFWLNDMDFSRSERAQFFYTPAGKCAYLFFPGCQMGASNPDYVTKTYALLRELAGPCAVYVTCCGAPALWAGDKGVYEGICGELKDKWRSCGEPEIIFGCPTCREMMNRHLPEMKGRMLSDLLWELGAKIPDAHGAEVSLFDPCSARDFPETQRNVRALLSSAGYVLSPLEYEKERAKCCSWGGQISIANPPYARWLVEKRLSEGEAPYVVYCTNCRDVFADAGKPVRHILDLLFGLEREGRTPTYSKRRDNREEVKRLLTKELLGMELPEKEKIPLFISPELEAKMNRDRILEEDVAAVIAFCEKTGRKLVDERGHFIGYSEIGHITCWAEYSPEKDGYRVHNAYPHRMKIELEEVWHGRKTKADL; encoded by the coding sequence ATGGACGAGACTGTAAAAAATCAGATCAGAAACTGCTGCCTGGAAAAGGAGGCCGCTCCCTGCGTATCGGCCTGCCCCTTCCATTTCGACGTGCGCGGATTTATTCCAAAGGCCGGCCGCGGAGCGTTCAACTTAGCCTACAGGGCCTACGCGAACGCCGTAGCCTTTCCGCGAATAGTTTCCCAGATATGCGGCGAACCCTGCCGCGCCGGCTGCCCGCTTAAAGACAGGGGCGGCGCGGTAAACCTCAAGCTTATCGAGCAGGCCGTCGTAAAATCAGCGACGCGCACGGCGCCGAACAGCTACAATCTGCCCGCGAAGGGGAAAAGAATCGCGGTGATAGGCGGCGGCGCTGGCGGCCTGGCGTGCGCGCTGCACCTGTGCAACAAAAAGTATGACGTCACGGTTTACGAAAAGACGGAGAGGCTCGGCGGGCGGCTGTGGGAGACGCTCTCCCCCGACATCTTTTTAAAGGATATAGCGGAGCAGTTTTCCAAAGAAAAATACGAGCTCCTCCTCGGCCGCGAGATAGGGGAGATCGGCGAAATAAGAGAGAAGTTCGACGCTGTGTACGTCGCCACCGGCAGAGGCGGCGAAAGCTTCGGGCTCTTGAGGGCTTGCGAAATGCGCGAAGCCTCGGCCTCTTCTCTCGACGGGGTATTTCTCGGCGGCGCGCTGCTCGGCGCCTCCCCCGTCGAGGCGATAGCGCAGGGCGCGGCGGCGGCAGGGCTCATCGAAGGCTACCTTAAAACCGGAATTGCGAAAAGCGCTGAGCCGCACCCACCCACGAGGATAAAATTGAACCTCGACGGCGTTGAGACAAAGCCGGAGCTCCTCCCCGCCTCTTCCGACGGCTACAGCGGGGAGGAAGCCGCGGCGGAGGCGCTGCGCTGCATCAGATGCCGCTGCGATTCTTGCGTCCGCGCCTGCGACATGATGGCGTATTTCCAGAAATTCCCCAAGCTGATCGAGGAAGAGGTACACATCACGATATACCCCGGCACGCTCGACGGCAACGGCACGGTGGCGACGCGCCTCATCTCCACATGTAATCAGTGCGGGCTCTGCGGCAAAGTCTGCCCGGAAAAGATCGACGTGGGGCTTTTCATGAGGGAAAGCCATATAGCGATGCGCGAAAAGAAGGCCATGCCGTGGGCCTTCCATGAATTCTGGCTCAACGACATGGATTTCTCGCGCTCGGAGCGCGCGCAGTTCTTTTACACGCCCGCAGGCAAATGCGCCTATTTGTTCTTCCCCGGCTGCCAGATGGGCGCGTCGAACCCGGATTATGTCACTAAGACATACGCGCTTTTGCGGGAGCTCGCCGGCCCCTGCGCCGTTTACGTCACTTGCTGCGGCGCGCCGGCGCTGTGGGCAGGCGACAAAGGCGTTTATGAAGGCATCTGCGGCGAACTGAAGGATAAATGGCGCAGCTGTGGCGAGCCGGAGATCATCTTCGGCTGTCCTACGTGCAGGGAGATGATGAACCGCCACCTGCCGGAGATGAAGGGCAGGATGCTCTCCGACCTGCTCTGGGAGCTGGGGGCGAAGATCCCCGACGCGCACGGCGCGGAGGTGTCGCTTTTCGACCCCTGCTCGGCGCGCGACTTTCCCGAGACGCAGAGGAACGTGCGCGCTCTGCTCTCCTCCGCGGGATACGTCTTGAGCCCGCTGGAATATGAAAAAGAGCGCGCGAAATGCTGTTCGTGGGGCGGACAGATCTCGATAGCGAATCCCCCCTACGCGAGGTGGCTCGTGGAAAAACGGCTCTCGGAGGGAGAGGCGCCGTACGTCGTCTACTGCACGAACTGCCGCGACGTCTTTGCCGACGCGGGCAAGCCGGTGCGGCACATCCTCGACCTGCTCTTCGGGCTGGAGAGGGAGGGGCGCACGCCGACGTACAGCAAAAGGCGCGACAACCGAGAAGAGGTGAAGAGGCTTTTGACAAAGGAACTGCTCGGCATGGAACTGCCCGAAAAAGAGAAAATCCCGCTTTTTATTTCGCCGGAGCTCGAAGCTAAGATGAACAGGGACAGGATACTCGAAGAAGACGTCGCCGCCGTGATCGCTTTCTGCGAAAAGACGGGAAGAAAGCTGGTCGACGAGCGGGGGCATTTCATCGGATACAGCGAGATCGGACATATCACCTGCTGGGCCGAATATTCGCCGGAAAAAGACGGCTACAGGGTGCATAACGCGTATCCGCACCGTATGAAGATAGAGCTTGAAGAGGTGTGGCATGGAAGAAAAACCAAAGCTGACTTGTAG
- the trsM gene encoding DVU_1556 family methyltransferase: MSCRDLPSPGGTALIERALAICSFPPGAALADVGCGGGECVRYLNERTDYMVCGIDSDPAAIEKASAPGLDLRCCGAEEPPFGEASLDGMIFQCSLSLFERPREALKSAARALKEGGKIIVADFYSRGTEAKFSRTLGRVERKEKIILRLEEAGFKLLAFEDFTREMRELWGQLILDGGAPEDLFGEGAAEKIKAAKCGYGLFVAEKGGRGK; the protein is encoded by the coding sequence ATGAGCTGCCGCGACCTGCCGTCGCCCGGAGGAACGGCCCTTATCGAGCGCGCGCTGGCCATATGCTCCTTTCCTCCCGGCGCCGCGCTTGCGGACGTAGGCTGCGGCGGCGGAGAGTGCGTCCGCTACCTGAACGAGCGTACGGATTACATGGTATGCGGAATCGACAGCGACCCGGCCGCGATAGAAAAAGCCTCGGCCCCCGGCCTCGACCTTCGCTGCTGCGGCGCCGAAGAGCCGCCATTCGGCGAGGCGTCGCTCGACGGCATGATTTTCCAATGCAGCCTTTCGCTATTTGAAAGGCCGCGGGAGGCGCTCAAAAGCGCCGCGCGCGCGCTGAAAGAGGGGGGAAAGATAATCGTCGCCGACTTTTATTCGCGCGGGACGGAAGCAAAATTTTCCAGGACGCTCGGCCGCGTCGAAAGAAAAGAGAAAATAATCCTGCGGCTCGAGGAGGCCGGCTTTAAACTCCTCGCCTTCGAAGACTTCACGCGCGAAATGCGCGAGCTCTGGGGACAGCTGATACTTGACGGCGGCGCGCCCGAAGATCTATTCGGGGAAGGCGCCGCCGAAAAAATAAAAGCGGCGAAGTGCGGTTACGGGCTCTTCGTCGCGGAGAAAGGCGGGCGCGGGAAATGA
- a CDS encoding sugar phosphate isomerase/epimerase family protein, which yields MRKMRLGMHSYTLHLWGFGQNWGIHDKPYAKTFDLFKLMDYAVEWGLDGLHITGTDLETKDDARLAEVAAAAKERGLYLEYNCSLNEEFDTRLNETFESAVTVASKLNAELVKFSLDIRRERPLYGSCFQPTVMRQLAGIYDQIKKAIPTIEKFGIPVALENHTETYADEILWLVDKVNHPLVQVCVDTVNSFGVLEGPQAAVEKLASRAICNHFCDHQLSRDQYGARFHGVAIGDGDIDVQKVLDLIRRVSPTDKITFEIEWDMENDTLEEAKAKQMDACIRSIRYLRDVLKVGREDELVDLYCNK from the coding sequence ATGCGCAAAATGAGATTAGGGATGCACAGCTACACTCTGCATCTTTGGGGCTTCGGGCAGAACTGGGGCATTCACGACAAGCCGTACGCCAAAACTTTCGACCTTTTCAAGCTGATGGATTATGCGGTCGAATGGGGGCTCGACGGCCTTCACATAACGGGCACGGACTTGGAGACTAAGGACGACGCGCGCCTTGCAGAGGTAGCCGCAGCGGCGAAAGAGCGCGGCCTCTACCTCGAGTATAACTGTTCCCTGAACGAAGAGTTCGACACGCGCCTCAACGAGACCTTCGAAAGCGCGGTGACGGTGGCCTCCAAACTAAACGCCGAGCTCGTAAAGTTCAGCCTCGACATACGCAGGGAGCGCCCGCTTTATGGAAGCTGCTTCCAGCCGACGGTCATGAGGCAGCTTGCCGGAATCTACGACCAGATCAAAAAGGCGATTCCCACAATCGAAAAATTCGGCATCCCGGTCGCCCTCGAAAACCATACGGAAACATATGCGGACGAGATACTGTGGCTCGTCGATAAAGTGAATCACCCGCTCGTGCAGGTCTGCGTCGATACGGTAAATTCATTTGGAGTACTCGAGGGGCCGCAGGCCGCCGTTGAGAAACTCGCTTCGCGCGCGATCTGCAACCACTTCTGCGACCACCAGCTTTCCAGAGACCAGTACGGCGCAAGGTTCCACGGCGTCGCGATCGGCGACGGCGACATCGACGTCCAGAAGGTCCTTGACCTCATACGCAGGGTATCGCCGACAGATAAAATCACCTTCGAGATCGAATGGGATATGGAAAACGATACGCTCGAAGAGGCGAAGGCGAAGCAGATGGACGCCTGCATCCGCAGCATCAGGTACCTGCGCGACGTGCTGAAGGTAGGACGCGAAGACGAGCTCGTGGACCTTTATTGCAATAAGTAG
- a CDS encoding DVU_1557 family redox protein codes for MEEKPKLTCSRCGVELEMHKAFFSYLEHSFSTEVLRCPVCGQVFIPESLARGKMAQVEVSIEDK; via the coding sequence ATGGAAGAAAAACCAAAGCTGACTTGTAGCAGATGCGGCGTCGAACTTGAGATGCACAAGGCGTTCTTCAGCTACCTGGAGCATTCCTTCAGCACAGAAGTGCTGCGCTGCCCCGTCTGCGGGCAGGTCTTCATCCCCGAAAGCCTCGCTAGGGGCAAGATGGCGCAGGTGGAGGTATCTATAGAGGATAAGTAA
- the trsS gene encoding radical SAM (seleno)protein TrsS — MRQNMEKVIRKTRSICPRCGRAVDASVVVRSGATYLDKSCPEHGPFSATIWRNKKSIFDWYGDVELLDAAAAPNCPSECRENGLCAAHKSATCCIVLEVTGRCNLRCRYCFAAPDGARDRPAEEIVKEIAGFAVPGKTLVQLSGGEPTLRDDLPEITAAAKKLGCKYVQLNSNGIRLAEDEAYVKELADAGLSFVFMQFDGTDDEIYEKLRGAPLFAVKEKAIDNCAKYNVGVTLVPTIVRGVNDGAIGGILRWAVSKSPKVRGVHFQPAAYLGRIPNIPDDGARFTLDELVCAIEEQSSGLVESGSLQPSRCDHPLCGFHGDFVVLEDGGLHALTKKRDDAPCCCCGVENPADKNREFVGRRWQRPKEENASCCSSSNDMEDMDYFLSRIATHGFTVTSMAFQDAGNVDLERLRMCSLHAAKNGRLVPFCVNYMTLWDRV, encoded by the coding sequence ATGAGGCAAAATATGGAAAAGGTCATAAGAAAGACGCGCAGCATCTGCCCGCGCTGCGGGCGCGCGGTAGACGCCTCTGTCGTCGTGCGCAGCGGGGCGACTTATCTTGATAAAAGCTGCCCCGAGCACGGCCCCTTCTCCGCAACCATATGGAGGAATAAAAAAAGCATATTCGACTGGTACGGAGACGTCGAGCTACTCGACGCGGCCGCGGCGCCGAACTGTCCCTCCGAATGCAGGGAAAACGGGCTCTGCGCGGCCCACAAGAGCGCGACCTGCTGCATCGTGCTCGAAGTGACGGGGCGCTGCAATCTGCGCTGCCGCTACTGCTTCGCCGCCCCGGACGGCGCGCGCGACAGGCCGGCCGAAGAGATAGTAAAAGAAATAGCCGGCTTTGCAGTCCCAGGGAAGACGCTCGTCCAGCTGAGCGGCGGCGAGCCGACGCTGCGCGACGACCTGCCCGAAATCACGGCGGCCGCCAAAAAGCTCGGATGCAAATACGTTCAGCTCAACAGCAACGGAATACGCCTGGCCGAGGACGAGGCCTACGTCAAAGAGCTGGCCGACGCGGGGCTTTCCTTCGTCTTCATGCAGTTCGACGGGACGGACGACGAAATCTACGAAAAACTGCGCGGAGCACCGCTCTTCGCTGTAAAGGAGAAAGCCATAGATAATTGCGCCAAATACAACGTCGGCGTCACCCTCGTGCCGACGATAGTGCGCGGCGTGAACGACGGCGCTATCGGTGGCATACTGCGCTGGGCCGTCTCCAAGTCGCCGAAGGTGCGCGGCGTACACTTTCAGCCCGCGGCCTACCTGGGGCGCATCCCTAACATACCGGACGACGGCGCGCGCTTTACGCTCGACGAGCTCGTCTGCGCTATAGAAGAGCAGTCCAGCGGGCTGGTCGAAAGCGGCAGCCTACAGCCCTCGCGCTGCGACCATCCGCTCTGCGGCTTTCACGGCGACTTCGTCGTGCTGGAGGATGGGGGGCTCCACGCGCTGACGAAAAAGCGCGACGACGCGCCGTGCTGCTGCTGCGGCGTGGAAAACCCTGCCGATAAAAACCGCGAGTTCGTCGGCCGCAGATGGCAGAGGCCGAAAGAAGAGAACGCCTCCTGCTGCTCCTCCTCTAACGACATGGAAGATATGGATTACTTCCTTTCGCGCATCGCGACGCACGGCTTCACCGTCACCTCGATGGCCTTTCAGGACGCCGGGAACGTAGACCTCGAACGCCTGCGGATGTGCAGCCTTCACGCGGCCAAAAACGGAAGGCTCGTCCCCTTCTGCGTGAATTACATGACGCTCTGGGATCGCGTCTGA